From the Ascaphus truei isolate aAscTru1 chromosome 15, aAscTru1.hap1, whole genome shotgun sequence genome, one window contains:
- the LOC142466742 gene encoding uncharacterized protein LOC142466742 produces MTENASFNQSRQLINNVTASHSKRDILAAATGKDLGESGKSLTLLSDLSTQTRERPHVCGECGKGFSWLSSLDTHKRTHTGERPYVCGECGKGFSRSSILNTHKRTHTGERPHICGECGKGFSALSSLNTHKRTHTGERPYVCGECGKGFSTLSSLNTHKRTHTGERPHVCGECGKGFSHLSHLNTHKRTHTGERPHVCGECGKGFSNLSILNSHKRTHTGERLYVCGECGKGFSRLFSLNTHKRTHTGERPHVCGECGKGFSRLSILNTHKRTHTGERPHVCGECGKGFSALSSLDTHKRTHTGERPHVCGECGKGFSNLSILNTHKRTHTGERPHVCGECGKGFSAFSSLIIHKRTHTGERPHVCGECGKGFSDLSSLNTHTRTHTGERPYVCGECGKGFSVSSSLDIHKRTHTGERPYVCGECGKRFIQLYSLDTHKRLHTGERPYVCGECGKGFRVSSSLNIHTRTHTGERPHACGECGKGFSDLASLRTHKRTHTGVRPYVCGECGKGFSDLSSLRRHKRTHTGERPHICGECGKGFSQLSRLIIHKRTHTGERPHVCGECGKGFSELSSLNTHKRTHTGERPHVCGECGKGFSELSSLKTHKRTHTGERPHVCGECGKGFSDLSSLRTHKRTHTGERPHVCGECGKGFSRLSQLNIHKRTHTGERPHVCEECGKGFSRLSHLNIHKRTHTGERPHVCGECGKGFIDLSNMMKHKRTHTGERPHVCGECGKGFSQLSSLNTHRRTHTGERPISKDRHV; encoded by the coding sequence atgacagaaaatgcatctttcaaccagtcaaggcaattaataaacaatgtaactgcttctcattccaaaagAGATATATTGGCAGCTGCCACcggaaaagatcttggagaaagtgggaagagtctgacttTGTTATCAGACCTGAGCACACAGaccagggagagaccacatgtatgtggggaatgtgggaagggatttagttggttatccagcctggacacacacaagaggacacacacaggggagagaccgtatgtatgtggggaatgtggaaagggatttagtcggtcgtccatcctgaacacacacaagaggacacacacaggggagagaccacatatatgtggggaatgtgggaagggatttagtgccttatccagcctgaacacacacaagaggacacacacaggggagagaccgtatgtatgtggggaatgtgggaagggatttagtactttatccagcctgaacacacacaagaggacacacacaggggagagaccgcatgtatgtggggaatgtgggaagggatttagtcatttatcccacctgaacacacacaagaggacacacacaggggagagaccgcatgtatgtggggaatgtgggaagggatttagtaactTATCCATCCTGAActcacacaagaggacacacacaggggagagactgtatgtatgtggggaatgtgggaagggatttagtcggttattcagcctgaacacacacaagaggacacacacaggggagagaccgcatgtatgtggggaatgtgggaagggatttagtcggttatccatcctgaacacacacaagaggacacacacaggggagagaccgcatgtatgtggggaatgtgggaagggatttagtgccttatccagcctggacacacacaagaggacacacacaggggagagacctcatgtatgtggggaatgtgggaagggatttagtaactTATCcatcctgaacacacacaagaggacacacacaggggagagaccgcatgtatgtggggaatgtgggaagggatttagtgcctTTTCCAGCCTGATCATAcacaaaaggacacacacaggggagagaccgcatgtatgtggggaatgtgggaagggatttagtgacttatctaGCCTTaacacacacacgaggacacacacaggggagagaccgtatgtatgtggggaatgtgggaagggatttagtgtgtcatccagcttggacatacacaagaggacacacacaggggagagaccatatgtatgtggggaatgtggaaagcGATTTATTCAGTTATACAGCCTGGATACACACAAAaggttacacacaggggagagaccatatgtgtgtggggaatgtgggaagggatttcgtgtgtcatccagcctgaacatacacacaaggacacacacaggggagagaccccatgcatgtggggaatgtgggaagggatttagtgacttagcCAGCCTAaggacacacaagaggacacacacaggggttagaccgtatgtatgtggggaatgtgggaagggatttagtgacttatccagcctgaggagacacaagaggacacacacaggggagagaccgcatatatgtggggaatgtgggaagggatttagtcagttatcccgcCTGATCATAcacaaaaggacacacacaggagagagaccgcatgtatgtggggaatgtgggaagggatttagtgagttatctagcctgaacacacacaagaggacacacacaggggagagaccgcatgtatgtggggaatgtgggaagggatttagtgagttatccagcctgaagacacacaagaggacacacacaggggagagaccgcatgtatgtggggaatgtgggaagggatttagtgacttatccagcctgaggacacacaagaggacacacacaggggagagaccgcatgtatgtggggaatgtgggaaaggatttagtcggttatcccaaCTGAACATAcacaaaaggacacacacaggggagagaccgcatgtatgtgaggaatgtgggaaaggatttagtcggttatcccacctgaacatacacaaaaggacacacacaggggagagaccacatgtatgtggggaatgtgggaagggatttattgACTTATCCAACATGAtgaaacacaagaggacacacacaggggagagaccgcatgtatgtggggagtgtgggaagggatttagtcagttatccagcctgaacacacacaggaggacacacacaggggagagacctatctctaaagacaggcatgtttag